In a genomic window of Roseiflexus castenholzii DSM 13941:
- a CDS encoding TIGR04053 family radical SAM/SPASM domain-containing protein — MMAPPHPSRPMRHAPRDFALTPLNIYWEMTQACALACRHCRAEAMPQPHPLQLTFEESVRFLRQIPDFGNPLPQLILTGGDPLARPDLLDLIDAARALGVPVSITPSATPNLTRAMLAALKAHGVEALGLSLDGSNATRHDAIRGVEGTFERTVEAMDWAAELGMPLQINTLVAAETADDLPAIYALLTTKQVARWSLFFLISVGRGRVLESLTPPAAERLMVWIYRIAQEAPFAVATTEAPSYRRVALGEMRAAGLSGEQIRQTPIGRGFGIRDGNGIMFVSNTGDICPAGFLPLPAGNVRTDHIVQVYRESPLFAALHDPTTFGGRCGRCEYRAICGGSRARAFAASGDPLAEDPLCTYQPA; from the coding sequence ATGATGGCACCGCCGCATCCATCTCGCCCGATGCGTCACGCGCCGCGCGATTTTGCGTTGACGCCGCTCAATATCTATTGGGAGATGACGCAGGCATGCGCGCTTGCCTGCCGGCACTGCCGCGCCGAAGCCATGCCGCAGCCACATCCGTTGCAACTCACATTCGAGGAGAGTGTGCGCTTCCTGCGGCAAATCCCCGACTTCGGCAACCCGTTGCCGCAGTTGATCCTGACCGGCGGCGATCCGCTCGCCCGACCGGATCTGCTCGACCTGATCGATGCAGCCCGCGCGCTTGGCGTACCGGTCTCGATCACACCGAGCGCAACACCGAACCTGACGCGCGCGATGCTCGCGGCGCTCAAGGCGCATGGTGTCGAGGCGCTTGGATTAAGCCTCGATGGCTCGAATGCCACCCGTCACGATGCCATTCGTGGTGTCGAAGGCACATTCGAGCGAACCGTCGAGGCAATGGACTGGGCAGCAGAACTCGGCATGCCGTTGCAGATCAACACACTGGTCGCAGCCGAAACCGCCGATGATCTTCCGGCTATCTATGCACTGCTTACCACAAAACAGGTCGCCCGCTGGAGCCTGTTCTTCCTGATCTCCGTCGGGCGCGGGCGGGTGCTCGAGTCGCTAACGCCACCCGCAGCGGAGCGGTTGATGGTCTGGATCTATCGCATTGCACAGGAAGCGCCGTTTGCCGTTGCTACGACCGAGGCGCCGTCGTACCGGCGAGTGGCGCTCGGCGAAATGCGCGCTGCCGGGTTGAGCGGCGAACAGATCCGACAGACGCCGATCGGACGCGGTTTTGGCATCCGTGACGGCAACGGCATTATGTTTGTCTCGAATACGGGCGACATCTGCCCTGCGGGATTCCTGCCGCTGCCCGCCGGCAATGTGCGCACCGACCATATCGTGCAGGTCTATCGGGAGTCGCCGTTGTTCGCCGCGCTGCACGATCCGACGACGTTTGGCGGGCGGTGTGGACGTTGTGAGTATCGGGCGATCTGTGGCGGGTCGCGAGCGCGCGCCTTCGCCGCGAGCGGCGATCCGCTGGCGGAGGACCCGCTCTGCACCTATCAACCGGCATAG
- the bchE gene encoding magnesium-protoporphyrin IX monomethyl ester anaerobic oxidative cyclase, which translates to MRILMIQPNYHAGGAEIAGNWPPSWVAYIGGALRKAGYPNLRFVDAMTNNLPDRTVEQIIRANRPDVVMATAITPMIYKAQETLRLAREANPGCKTILGGVHPTFMYAQVLTEAPWIDYIVRGEGEEIIVNLMRAIENGSDERDRYQIQGIAFLDGDRVVATPAHPPIADLSTLTPDWSLLEWEKYIYIPLNVRVAVPNFARGCPFTCRFCSQWKFWRKYRVRDPIAFVDEIELLVREYKVGFFILADEEPTIHRKKFVAMCEELERRKLGIHWGINTRVTDILRDEQYLPLYRRAGLVHVSLGTEAAAQMNLDRFRKETTIEQNKRAIKLLHDQGIVAEAQFIMGLENETPETIEETYRYALDWKADMANWNMYTPWPFAELFEELGDRVEVRDFSKYNFVTPIIQPDAMTREQVLKGVLRNYARFYMRKAFLSYPWIRDPFKRRYMLGCLKAFAKTTFTKRFYDLERVHLDGSIDLGFDETKVLTREQIAELKQKRPELSADVDFRGTVTACGAPKDAPEYVEQE; encoded by the coding sequence ATGCGTATTCTGATGATCCAGCCCAACTACCACGCAGGTGGGGCGGAAATTGCCGGCAACTGGCCGCCAAGCTGGGTGGCGTATATCGGCGGGGCGTTGCGCAAGGCTGGCTATCCGAACCTTCGTTTTGTCGATGCGATGACCAATAATTTGCCCGACAGGACGGTCGAGCAGATCATTCGCGCGAATCGCCCTGATGTCGTGATGGCGACGGCGATCACGCCGATGATCTACAAGGCGCAGGAAACGCTGCGCCTGGCGCGCGAAGCCAATCCTGGCTGCAAGACCATTCTCGGCGGGGTGCATCCAACGTTCATGTATGCGCAAGTGCTCACCGAAGCTCCCTGGATCGATTACATCGTGCGCGGTGAAGGGGAAGAGATTATCGTCAACCTGATGCGCGCCATCGAGAACGGCAGCGATGAGCGCGATCGCTATCAGATCCAGGGGATTGCTTTCCTGGACGGTGACCGCGTGGTTGCGACGCCTGCCCATCCGCCGATTGCCGATCTCTCGACTCTTACGCCCGACTGGAGCCTGCTGGAGTGGGAGAAGTACATCTACATTCCGTTGAATGTGCGCGTGGCAGTGCCGAATTTTGCGCGCGGATGTCCGTTCACCTGCCGCTTCTGCTCACAGTGGAAGTTCTGGCGCAAGTATCGCGTGCGTGATCCGATCGCATTTGTTGATGAGATCGAACTGCTGGTGCGCGAGTACAAGGTTGGCTTCTTTATTCTTGCGGATGAAGAACCGACCATCCATCGCAAGAAGTTTGTGGCGATGTGCGAAGAACTGGAGCGGCGCAAACTCGGCATTCACTGGGGTATCAACACGCGTGTGACCGACATTCTGCGCGATGAGCAGTATCTGCCGCTCTACCGTCGCGCCGGGCTGGTGCATGTCTCGCTCGGCACCGAAGCCGCCGCACAGATGAACCTCGACCGCTTCCGCAAGGAGACGACCATCGAGCAGAATAAGCGCGCCATCAAATTGCTGCACGACCAGGGGATCGTCGCCGAAGCGCAGTTCATTATGGGGCTGGAGAACGAGACGCCCGAAACAATTGAAGAGACCTACCGCTATGCGCTCGACTGGAAGGCGGACATGGCGAACTGGAATATGTACACGCCGTGGCCCTTCGCCGAGTTGTTCGAGGAGTTGGGTGATCGGGTCGAGGTGCGTGATTTTTCGAAGTACAACTTCGTCACGCCGATCATCCAGCCGGATGCGATGACGCGCGAGCAGGTGCTGAAAGGAGTGCTGCGCAATTATGCGCGCTTCTATATGCGTAAGGCGTTCCTGAGTTATCCCTGGATCAGGGATCCGTTCAAGCGGCGCTATATGCTCGGCTGTCTGAAGGCGTTCGCCAAGACGACGTTTACCAAGCGGTTCTACGATCTCGAACGGGTGCATCTCGACGGTTCCATCGACCTGGGATTCGATGAGACAAAGGTGCTGACGCGCGAGCAGATTGCGGAGTTGAAGCAGAAGCGTCCCGAACTCTCGGCAGATGTCGATTTCCGTGGCACCGTCACTGCCTGCGGCGCGCCGAAAGATGCGCCGGAGTACGTTGAGCAGGAGTGA
- the crtI gene encoding phytoene desaturase family protein codes for MSRVIIIGAGFGGLAAAVRLAARGHEVEIFEKQDKPGGKAYVLEVDGFRFDTGPTVITAPFLFDDLWRAVGRRREEYVEFRPCHPFYRIYDDTGRHFDHSADEAAVLREIERINPADVEGYRRFLASTRPIFQKGFIELADQPFLRFRDMLRVAPDLARLRSFESVYRYVSRYIKDDFLRRCFSFHPLFIGGNPFYASSIYAMVHYLEREWGVYYAVGGTGAIVDAMVRLLRELGVAIHLNAEVRELIVEGRRIRGVVLADGSVRRADIVVSNADVAHTYADLIAPRYRRRYTDHRLRSLRYSMSLVVIYLGTRRTYHDAPLVRHTIIFGPRYRGLLDDIFIHKRVADDFSLYLHMPSRDEPDVAPPGCDAFYVLSPVPNLASQTDWATLAHPYRDAIIGFLEARFLPDLRKNIVVERMVDPRHFQRRQNNYLGAAFALEPTLLQSAWFRPHNRSEEFENLYFVGAGTHPGAGLPGVLSSALIVERLVSHRC; via the coding sequence GTGAGCAGGGTTATCATTATCGGAGCCGGTTTTGGCGGCCTGGCTGCCGCTGTGCGCCTGGCAGCGCGCGGTCATGAAGTCGAAATCTTTGAGAAGCAGGACAAACCGGGCGGGAAGGCGTATGTGCTGGAAGTGGATGGCTTTCGGTTCGATACCGGTCCAACCGTGATCACTGCGCCATTCCTGTTCGATGACCTGTGGCGTGCTGTGGGGCGTCGCCGTGAGGAATATGTCGAATTTCGCCCATGCCATCCCTTCTATCGCATCTATGACGATACCGGTCGCCACTTCGATCACAGCGCCGATGAAGCCGCAGTGCTGCGTGAAATCGAGCGGATCAATCCCGCCGATGTCGAAGGGTACCGCCGTTTTCTGGCGAGCACCCGCCCGATTTTCCAGAAGGGATTTATCGAGCTGGCGGATCAGCCGTTCCTGCGCTTCCGCGACATGCTGCGCGTTGCGCCCGATCTGGCGCGCCTGCGCTCGTTCGAGAGCGTCTATCGCTATGTGTCGCGTTACATTAAGGACGATTTTCTGCGTCGTTGCTTTTCGTTCCATCCGCTGTTCATCGGCGGCAACCCGTTCTATGCCTCGTCGATCTACGCTATGGTGCACTACCTGGAACGCGAGTGGGGCGTCTACTACGCGGTCGGCGGAACCGGCGCGATTGTCGATGCGATGGTGCGGTTGCTGCGCGAACTTGGCGTCGCTATCCACCTGAATGCTGAGGTGCGTGAACTGATCGTTGAGGGACGGCGCATTCGCGGCGTGGTGCTGGCTGATGGCAGTGTGCGCCGCGCTGACATCGTGGTGTCGAACGCCGATGTCGCGCATACCTACGCCGACCTGATTGCGCCGCGCTATCGCCGCCGCTATACCGACCATCGTCTGCGGTCGTTGCGCTACAGTATGTCGCTGGTGGTCATCTACCTTGGAACACGGCGCACCTACCACGATGCGCCGCTGGTGCGGCACACTATCATTTTTGGTCCGCGCTACCGGGGATTGCTCGACGATATTTTCATTCATAAACGGGTCGCCGACGACTTCTCGCTCTACCTGCATATGCCGTCGCGCGATGAGCCGGATGTGGCGCCGCCCGGTTGTGACGCCTTCTACGTTCTTTCGCCCGTCCCCAATCTGGCGTCGCAGACGGATTGGGCGACACTGGCGCACCCATACCGCGACGCGATCATTGGGTTCCTGGAAGCGCGATTTCTGCCCGATCTACGCAAAAACATTGTGGTGGAACGGATGGTCGATCCGCGCCACTTTCAGCGCCGCCAGAACAATTACCTTGGCGCGGCGTTCGCGCTCGAACCGACGCTGCTGCAATCTGCATGGTTCCGTCCCCACAATCGCTCCGAAGAGTTCGAAAACCTCTATTTCGTCGGCGCGGGCACCCATCCGGGCGCAGGGTTGCCGGGTGTGTTATCATCGGCGCTGATTGTCGAACGGTTGGTGTCGCATAGATGTTGA